A segment of the Asinibacterium sp. OR53 genome:
AGTTTCCAATGGCTGTTATTGTAAGTTGTATAGATTCCAGAACATCATCCGAAATTTTATTTGATTCAAATCTTGGTGACATAATCTCCATTCGCATTGCGGGCAATATTATTAATAAAGAAATTATCGGCAGCATAGAACTGGCGGTGAAAAAAATGGGGGTAAAACTGATTGTTGTGAAGGGGCATTCCAACTGCGGCGCCGTGGGAGCAGCCATTCATTCGGTAACTGGCGGTAATATAGATTCAATTACACAAAAAATAAAACCCGCTGTTGATAAAGCCTGTTTAATTGATGTTCAACTGGCATTGGATAATGGAAAGGCTTTTGCTGAAAAAGTAACTCATTTGAATATAGAGAGTTCTATAGCCACAATTCTTGAAAATAGTGATTATTTAAGAGAACAAAAAAGTAAAGGCGATGTAGGTATTGTTGCTGCATATTACGATACCGCTACAGGCGAAGTTATTTTTAATGAGTTAGCCAATACATATGAAACTGCAAATAATTAAAATAGTTGATGATGGATGTAAAATTAGAATTGATAATTGTTGTTAAGCTACTTGCTTCTTTCCTGTTGGGGGCTTTTATCGGTTTAGACAGGGAGAAACACGGCCGTGATGCCGGCATAAGAACCTATGCTGCAGTTTGCATTGGCGCTACTTTATTTACTGCTATTGCGGCGCATCTTGTAAGCGATGTTGCTGCTGCTTCAAGGGTAATAGCCAATATTGTTACGGGTGTGGGCTTTCTTGGGGCTGGTATTATTTATCGCAACAGCAGCGCCGGAACATCGCATGGTTTAACAACAGCAGCCACGGTTTGGTGTACGGCTGCAGTTGGTGTTGCAGTTGGCCTCAATATGTTTATCATAGCCATTGTTGGAGCAATTGCTTTGTATTTTTTGCTTTCATTACATCACCAGCATTGGTATGTAAAATGGAAAAATAAAATGATAAGTAAGCACAACGAAAAAGATAATACTGATTAATTGTTAACTAAAATGTTTCTATATATTTTATGTCATCGTTAAACTCAACTTCAGCCGGGGCAAAGCACAATAAATCTTTGAAGATAGTATTTGCTATCACGGCCACATATTTAGTAATAGAAGTAGTGGTAGGATTTATTTCCAACAGCCTTGCTTTGCTTTCCGATGCGGCGCACATGCTTACTGATGTAGGTGGACAGGCACTTGCCCTGTTTGCTATCTGGATGACATCAAAGCCACGCAATAACCGGAAGACTTATGGTTATTACAGGGTGGAAATTCTTTCGGCGCTTACCAATGCTATTGTATTGATATTTATTTCAGGATTTATTTTGTATGAAGCCTGGCAACGGTTTCAAAACCCTCCTGCTGTAGCAGGCACTTCCATGCTGATTGTTGCATTCTGCGGATTAATAATCAATATTATTGGCATGAAGATTTTAAGCGCCGGTTCCAAAGAAAGTATAAACATTAAAGGTGCCTTCCTGGAAGTGGTAAGTGATATGCTCAGTTCAGTAGGTGTCATTATTGCCGGTATAGTTATCCTTGCTACCGGGTGGTTGTACATAGACCCTATTATGAGTGCCCTGATTGGGCTGTTCATTTTACCCCGAACATTCCGGCTTCTTAAAGAATCTGTTGATATTCTGCTTGAAGCTGTTCCGTCTAATATTGATTACGGCGCTGTAGAGAAATGTATCAGCGAACGGGAAGGCGTAGTTTCCTTGCATGACCTTCACATTTGGACAATCACATCCGGGGTTACCGCATTAAGCGTTCATGTGATTATGCAAAATGACATTCAGCTAACACAGATAAGTGAGTTTGTCCAGAATATTAAGGAGCACCTGGAATCTGAATTTAAAATCGGGCATACAACAATTGAGGTTCATATACAAGATGATAAGTATAAAATGAATATTGTTTAATAGACGAATCGTTACATGTACAGCATTATAACAGGCACCATATTATTAGGCATTACTCATGCACTTATTTCCAACCACTGGTTGCCGTTAGTGGCAATCGCCAGGGCGGAGAAATGGGAAAAGTATGAATTGATGCTGGTGGCTTCCATCACAGCATCTGCACATGTATTGGGCACTGTTATTATTGGTTTTGCATTGGGAATGGTGGGTTCAAAACTGGCGCATCAGTATGAAGGGTATGTGCATGTAATTGCACCGGTACTATTGATAATATTCGGACTAATTTATTTTACTGTAAACCTGCCGCACCACCACCATGCTGCCAACAAGGATGTGCAGCAATATAAAAAATCGAAAACTAAATGGGTGCTAATATTCGCAGCAACCATGTTTCTGTCTCCCTGCCTGGAAGTGGAAAGCCTTTTTCTTGCAGCAGGCGCCTATGGCTGGGATGATATTCTACTGCTGGCCCTGGTATATGCAGCAATCAGCATAACTGGAATTATCACTCTTGTAATGCTTGCATTTAAAGGAGTGCAGATGATGAATTCACAATTTATTGAACACAACGAAAAACGGATTACCGGAATGGTATTAATTATAATTGGTATTGTTACATTTTTCTTACACTAAACATAGTATTATGGCACATAAACATGATGAAACAAAAATTGCAGAGCAGGAAGCCTGCTGTGACCTTGACGAAAAAGTGAATGAAGCCAAAGTGGTTTCGCTGCATAACAAAGATGATGGTCATAATCATGGTGACGAAGAAGGCAACGGCCTTAAACCCTGGTTACCTGCTATTGCAAGTTTTGTTGTTCTAATAGCAGGTCTTTCATTAGACAACTGGATTAAGCCAACACCTACCTGGTTTACAGGCTGGGTACGTCTTACATGGTATATCGTAGCGTATATTCCGGTAGGGTTGCCCGTAGTGATAAAGGGAATAAAGACGGCCATAAAAGGAGATGTATTTACAGAATTCTTTTTAATGAGTGTGGCAACCATCGGCGCATTTTATATTGGTGAATATCCTGAAGGTGTTGCCGTAATGCTTTTCTATGCAGTGGGAGAATTATTTCAGGATGCTGCGGTTAACCGTGCTAAAAGAAGTATCAAAGCCTTGCTGGATGTAAGACCAGACAGCGCCGATGTATTAAGAAACGGTATCTACGTTAACCTCCCGCCTGAAAATGTAAAGGTTGGCGAAACCATTCAGATAAAAGTTGGTGAAAGAGTGCCGCTGGATGGAGAAATGTTAAGCGAAGGAAGCTCATTCAATACTTCAGCATTAACCGGCGAAAGTAAACCTTCCACTTTTACCAAAGGGGAAACAGTACTAGCTGGAATGATTAACCAGGAAAAAGTAGTAGAGTTGAAAGTAACAAAACTATTTAATGATTCTTCGCTTGCAAGAATACTGACACTTGTACAGGATGCAACTACCAGGAAAGCGAAAACAGAGCAATTCATCCGGAAGTTTGCAAGAATATACACTCCCATTGTTGTATTCCTTGCCATAGGCATCACACTCATCCCCTGGTTATTTGTGGAGAACTATGTGTTCAATACATGGCTGTACAGGGCCTTGATATTTTTGGTAATCAGTTGCCCTTGTGCATTGGTAATTTCCATTCCGTTAGGATATTTTGGAGGTATCGGCGCTGCATCCCGGAGTGGTATTTTATTCAAAGGCTCCAACTACCTGGATTTAATGACAAAAATAAACCAGGTAGTAATGGATAAAACAGGCACACTTACCAAAGCTGTTTTTAAAGTGCAGGAAGTGGAGAGTTATGACATTCCCCAAGAGGAATGGTTGCCGCTTGCCGCCGCACTGGAAGCTAAATCAACTCACCCTGTTGCAAAAGCAGTGGTTGAGTATGCTGGAAACGAATTTGATAAATTACGGGTAGATAAGTTGGAAGAAATTAGTGGTCATGGTTTGAAAGGGGATGTAAATGGCAAAGAAGTACTTGCCGGAAATGTGAAATTAATGGACATGATGAAAGTGCCGGTAAATGATGGGCTAAGAAAAATAGTGGATACAATCGTTATTGTTGCCATTGACAGAAAACTTGCTGGCTATTTAACTATAGCCGATGAAATAAAAGAAGACAGTAAACAGGCTGTTGATGCCTTGCATAAGCTGAATGTAAAAACAACCATACTCAGTGGCGATAAACAGGCCGTGGTAGATAATGTTGCCAAACACCTGGGCATTGACAATGCTTACGGTGATTTATTACCTGAAAATAAAGTACAAAAGGTAGAAGCTATAAAGAAGGACAAAAAAAATGTGGTTGCTTTTGTTGGCGACGGTATTAATGATGCACCCGTACTTGCTTTGAGTGATGTGGGAATAGCTATGGGTGGTTTAGGCAGTGATGCTGCCATTGAAACCGCAGATGTGATTATACAAACTGACCATCCTTCAAAAATAGCCACCGCTATACAAATTGGTAAAGCCACCACAAAAATTGTATGGCAAAATATCGGATTAGCGTTTAGTGTGAAATTAATTGTATTGATTCTTGGCGCCGGGGGCCTGGCCACCATGTGGGAAGCTGTATTTGCTGATGTGGGAGTGGCAATGCTGGCAATATTGAATGCAGTACGAATTCAAAGAATGAAATTTTAAATCTCTCATATGCTCAGTAAGCAGTTGAAAATATTTTTTACAGCAACACTTCTGATAATTTCGTTTCCGCTTTTTGCCCAAAAAGAACGGGTAAGGGGAATTTACAAAACCTGTGATGACTTTGTAAAAGGGAATCTTTCCTTTGATAATAATTGCAACATTAGGAATATAAGAATCAGGCTGAATGATTTTTTTTCAAAGAAGTATATTACAGTTAAGAAAGGCGACAGCAGTCTAAAGCTTTTGAAAAATGACATTTTCGGGTATATAAATTGCAGAAATGAAGTTTTTCGTTTTAAAGGAAAGATTGAACTTTTTTTACTAAATGCCGGAGAACAGATTCTTATCTACAAACATATTGTTTCTAAACCACCAACGGGCAGAACTAATGTGACGAATTATTATTTCAGTTTGGGCGTTAATTCCCCGGTTCAAAAACTTACAATTCGCAATTTGAAAAATATTTTTCCTGCTAACTCAATCTTCAAAAACTTTATTGATAAAAATTTCAGGTACAATACCGACTTAGCTGAATTTGACAAAGTTAATAAGATGTATAAGGTCAACTTGCTTTTAAGTGAAAGCTTGAAGTAAAATATCTCAGGAGAAAGTATAGCTTACGGGAATTCGTATTGAGTAAAATTAAAAAGAATTGATGAAGAGTTTTACAATTATAAATCCCTTGTGTTGCCCAGTAAACTTTTGCATACATAAAATTGCAAACTGAAAAAAATAGGGACTATGTTAGCCTGTAATGTTACTATTCATGAGAAAGAATATGCGGCATTCTAACCCTTTATAAATGAATTACCTGGTATAAAAGAGGCTCAAATTGCAATTATATGAAAACTTCTCAAAATTGATTAACTTGCACTTCGAATGAAAATATTAGCATCAATAATGGCTTTTGTAGTGTTGTTCCTTTCAGTGCAACCAGCTTTGGCATTGTTGAAGCAAAAACAATCAACTGAATGTTGTGGCGGAGGTTGCCACAAAACTACAGATGAACAGAAACCATCTGGTGACAATAATTCCCCGAGCAATAATTGCAATCCTTTTCAATCATGTGCAAGTAATATTTGCAGCTTCACGGTAACATCTTCTTTTTTCAGTATTAAGGCACCTCACTTTTATTCAAATAACTTTACTCCATTTTCCGAAAACTTCTACTCGCAATTCGCTCCTGACTTTTGGCAACCGCCTAAGATAGCTTAATGAATTTTCTTATCTGGTATTATATTTTTTGCTTTGATATATTTTATTAAGGCAGTTTCGCTATTCATTAATGCTAAAATAATTTCAATGAAATCAAAATATTTCAGTGTATCGGTATTGCTGTTGGCAGTGTCGTTCACAATTGCACAGGTTAGTTGTGCCCAAACCCTTAACACACAATCAAAAACTTCAAATCCTAACGATACAACTGTTACTGTAAAAGTATCAGGCATTACCTGCTCCGGCGATTTAAAAATGATTGCCGACAATATAGAAAAAATGAAAGGCGTAAGCAGTTGTAAGCAAGTCGGCAAAATGTCCACATCCACAAGCTTTGAGATAAAGTATGATACCGAAAAAATATCTTATGCCGAAGTGGTAAAAGCTATTGAAGGTACGGCAAGCTGCGACCACCCTGACCAGCGGCCATATAAAGTAAAAACAAAAAACTAAAGCAATTAACAACTGGTATTGGTACAGGTATTTAACACCTGTGCCAATACTTAAACTCAAACAAATGAAAAAACTATTCATTTGCTTGTGCTTGTTAATGTTTTTCTCATTTCCTATGCACAAGCTGACACACTGCCGCATGTACTTATTAAAAAGATTAATGGTACTAAGCTGTATGCTTCTGAACTACCAAACAAAAACAAGCCTGTTTTAATTGCTTTCTGGGCTACCTGGTGCAAATTCTGCATAGCAGAACTTTCTGCGATTTCATCTGAGTACAAATCATTGCAAGATTCAACCGGTGTTAAACTGGTTGCTATTTCTACTGATGCAGGGGTAACAGAAGAATACATTAAAAAATTTGCTGAACGCCGCAACTGGCCTTTTGAAATCTATTGGGATTATAAAAAGTCTCTAAAAAATTCTATGGGTGTACAGGAAATTCCTCACCTGATGTTAGTTGATGCAGGTGGCAGAATCATTTGGCAGAAAATCGGGTTCAACCCTGGCGATGAAACAATAATTTTCGCAAAGCTCAGTGAGCTTTTGCTAACTCAAAAAATCATTAAATAATGAGAACAATATTTCTATTAATTATATCAGCTTTTATGCTGCATCAAACAGCAGAAGCCCAATCAATAAAGGGAAAAGTTAAAAACTCAAATAATGAGCCACTTACAGGTGCAAGTGTTCATTGGCTTCACTCTGCTATTGGTACCAGTACAGATAGCGCCGGACAATTTGAAATCCAACTTCCGAAAGAATCAATTAAAAAGTTAGTTATCAGTTTTGTGGGCTATCAATCAGATACTCTTACTATCACTAATGAAAATGCAATTGAAGTAAAGCTTACAGGAACCAAAGAGTTAGGTGAAGTGGTAGTAAAAGGGAAACGCCCCGGTATTTATATTTCAGAAATCAATCCTGTAAAAACAGAGGTAATAACGCAGGTTGAATTAAAGAAAGCTGCCTGTTGTGATTTAGCAGGTTGCTTTGAAACACAAGCCTCAGTTCAGCCACAAACTACCAATGTAATTACAAACTCTAAAGAATTAAGGATACTTGGTTTATCGGGTGTTTACAACCAGGTATTAATTGACGGGATGCCTTTAATACAGGGTCTTTCATATACCTATGGCATTAGCAGCATTCCAGGCACACTGGTTGACAATATTTATATTTCTAAAGGGGCAAATTCGGTAATTCAAGGTTTTGAAAGCATCAGTGGTCAGATAAGCGTAGAAACCAAAGAGCCTGACAGAACGGCTAAACTCTTACTCAATGTTTATGCAAACAACTTTATGGAAAAACACCTGAATGCAAACTATCTTTTTAAATATAAAAAATGGAGTAGCCTTGCAGCATTTCATACAGTGCAGCCTGCAAAAAGAGTTGACAGGGATAATGATAAGTTTATGGACCTCCCTTTACTTACCCGGTACATGATTTTTAATAAATGGAAATATGGTAACGACAGGGATTGGGGCTGGAGTTCAAGGATTGGTATCCGTTATTTGAATGAACAAAGAATTGGCGGCCAAACAAACTTTAATATCAAGACTGATAAAGGCACAACAAATTCTTACGGCCAAACTGCAAATATTCAGCAACCGGAGCTATGGACAAAAACCAGTTATCGTTTCAACGACAAAAATAAAATTACATTTATTGGCTCATCATTTTATCAAAACCAGCACTCATTTTTTGGTACTACAAAATACACTGCCAATCAAACAAATGTTTATGCAAACCTGCAGTACGAATTACTGTACAAAGAAAAGCAC
Coding sequences within it:
- a CDS encoding heavy metal translocating P-type ATPase, yielding MLHFSYTKHSIMAHKHDETKIAEQEACCDLDEKVNEAKVVSLHNKDDGHNHGDEEGNGLKPWLPAIASFVVLIAGLSLDNWIKPTPTWFTGWVRLTWYIVAYIPVGLPVVIKGIKTAIKGDVFTEFFLMSVATIGAFYIGEYPEGVAVMLFYAVGELFQDAAVNRAKRSIKALLDVRPDSADVLRNGIYVNLPPENVKVGETIQIKVGERVPLDGEMLSEGSSFNTSALTGESKPSTFTKGETVLAGMINQEKVVELKVTKLFNDSSLARILTLVQDATTRKAKTEQFIRKFARIYTPIVVFLAIGITLIPWLFVENYVFNTWLYRALIFLVISCPCALVISIPLGYFGGIGAASRSGILFKGSNYLDLMTKINQVVMDKTGTLTKAVFKVQEVESYDIPQEEWLPLAAALEAKSTHPVAKAVVEYAGNEFDKLRVDKLEEISGHGLKGDVNGKEVLAGNVKLMDMMKVPVNDGLRKIVDTIVIVAIDRKLAGYLTIADEIKEDSKQAVDALHKLNVKTTILSGDKQAVVDNVAKHLGIDNAYGDLLPENKVQKVEAIKKDKKNVVAFVGDGINDAPVLALSDVGIAMGGLGSDAAIETADVIIQTDHPSKIATAIQIGKATTKIVWQNIGLAFSVKLIVLILGAGGLATMWEAVFADVGVAMLAILNAVRIQRMKF
- a CDS encoding MgtC/SapB family protein: MDVKLELIIVVKLLASFLLGAFIGLDREKHGRDAGIRTYAAVCIGATLFTAIAAHLVSDVAAASRVIANIVTGVGFLGAGIIYRNSSAGTSHGLTTAATVWCTAAVGVAVGLNMFIIAIVGAIALYFLLSLHHQHWYVKWKNKMISKHNEKDNTD
- a CDS encoding cation diffusion facilitator family transporter, translated to MSSLNSTSAGAKHNKSLKIVFAITATYLVIEVVVGFISNSLALLSDAAHMLTDVGGQALALFAIWMTSKPRNNRKTYGYYRVEILSALTNAIVLIFISGFILYEAWQRFQNPPAVAGTSMLIVAFCGLIINIIGMKILSAGSKESINIKGAFLEVVSDMLSSVGVIIAGIVILATGWLYIDPIMSALIGLFILPRTFRLLKESVDILLEAVPSNIDYGAVEKCISEREGVVSLHDLHIWTITSGVTALSVHVIMQNDIQLTQISEFVQNIKEHLESEFKIGHTTIEVHIQDDKYKMNIV
- a CDS encoding heavy-metal-associated domain-containing protein, coding for MKSKYFSVSVLLLAVSFTIAQVSCAQTLNTQSKTSNPNDTTVTVKVSGITCSGDLKMIADNIEKMKGVSSCKQVGKMSTSTSFEIKYDTEKISYAEVVKAIEGTASCDHPDQRPYKVKTKN
- a CDS encoding TonB-dependent receptor, producing MRTIFLLIISAFMLHQTAEAQSIKGKVKNSNNEPLTGASVHWLHSAIGTSTDSAGQFEIQLPKESIKKLVISFVGYQSDTLTITNENAIEVKLTGTKELGEVVVKGKRPGIYISEINPVKTEVITQVELKKAACCDLAGCFETQASVQPQTTNVITNSKELRILGLSGVYNQVLIDGMPLIQGLSYTYGISSIPGTLVDNIYISKGANSVIQGFESISGQISVETKEPDRTAKLLLNVYANNFMEKHLNANYLFKYKKWSSLAAFHTVQPAKRVDRDNDKFMDLPLLTRYMIFNKWKYGNDRDWGWSSRIGIRYLNEQRIGGQTNFNIKTDKGTTNSYGQTANIQQPELWTKTSYRFNDKNKITFIGSSFYQNQHSFFGTTKYTANQTNVYANLQYELLYKEKHTMKTGISYRHLSLNEDIFFTANPLNRTFAGKYKRTENIPGIFAENIFNWKGDKLVWITGIRADFHNQFGTYITPRTLLKYETKEGSTFRASVGTGWRTVNLFSENIGLLVSSRDIVFTEQLRPERALNFGANFTQKFDGKNIEGYISIDYYRTQFQNQIFPDYDANPSKAIISNFTGKSISDGLQVEAYSKFFSRFEAKAAYVYLDVYRKVNGKKINLPFNPAHKILSTLSYKPLTNKWHLDVNIHWYGVQQLPNTSANPAEYQRPQKSKSFTLVNAQFTKTWKQFEIYAGCENIFDFRQQQPIISWQYPFSAYFDISSVWGPTRGREIYIGARFSIK
- a CDS encoding TlpA disulfide reductase family protein, with amino-acid sequence MLVNVFLISYAQADTLPHVLIKKINGTKLYASELPNKNKPVLIAFWATWCKFCIAELSAISSEYKSLQDSTGVKLVAISTDAGVTEEYIKKFAERRNWPFEIYWDYKKSLKNSMGVQEIPHLMLVDAGGRIIWQKIGFNPGDETIIFAKLSELLLTQKIIK